A portion of the Flavobacterium magnum genome contains these proteins:
- a CDS encoding glycosyltransferase, which yields MRSGDNPNKSTEAKVATVWHHVIMPVYIPHAEGYFRDSFKILRLSLESLIRTVAPGTYITVVDNGSAAEVSGYLDQLFHEGHINEIIHTINIGKINAVMKGLAGINSVFFTVCDQDILFLEHWQQASFAVFDDFPKAGVVGIIPMFNTFKTYSDHLLFDFLLSDRLKFRPVKNPEALQRFYDSIWTDRNYNQHRLKEILTLSSPNGEIAVVGSGHVVATYRRDIFDTFQKSYTRDLLSPESDKLFLDLPPLHSGYYRFTTYDNYAYHMGNAYESWMSGVSGQAIARTVSAPRNHPKLKQGLFVRFFGTFKKYFVQKIIFKPIFYRHFLKYKGLQSDQISTF from the coding sequence ATGAGATCCGGAGACAATCCAAATAAAAGTACCGAGGCCAAAGTCGCGACCGTATGGCATCACGTCATTATGCCGGTCTATATACCGCACGCGGAAGGGTATTTCCGGGACTCTTTTAAAATACTCAGGCTGTCATTGGAGTCGTTGATCCGCACGGTGGCTCCGGGAACTTATATCACAGTTGTTGATAACGGAAGTGCCGCAGAGGTTTCAGGCTACCTGGACCAACTTTTTCATGAGGGACACATCAATGAGATAATCCACACGATCAACATTGGCAAAATCAATGCGGTCATGAAAGGATTGGCGGGAATAAATTCCGTTTTTTTTACGGTTTGCGATCAGGATATCCTTTTTCTGGAGCATTGGCAGCAAGCCAGCTTTGCGGTGTTCGACGATTTTCCAAAAGCAGGCGTGGTGGGCATCATTCCGATGTTCAACACTTTCAAGACCTATTCCGATCATTTACTGTTTGATTTCCTGCTGTCTGACAGGTTAAAGTTCAGGCCTGTCAAAAATCCCGAAGCCTTACAGCGGTTTTACGACAGCATCTGGACCGACAGAAATTACAACCAGCACAGGCTCAAAGAGATCCTCACGTTGTCTTCACCAAATGGAGAGATTGCCGTAGTGGGGTCAGGCCATGTTGTAGCAACCTACCGGCGTGATATCTTCGACACTTTTCAAAAGAGTTACACCAGGGATTTGCTTAGTCCAGAAAGCGACAAGCTCTTTCTCGATCTGCCGCCGTTGCATTCGGGGTACTACCGCTTTACAACCTATGATAATTACGCGTATCACATGGGAAATGCCTATGAAAGCTGGATGTCCGGTGTTTCAGGACAGGCTATAGCGCGTACTGTATCCGCTCCCCGAAATCATCCAAAATTGAAACAAGGGCTATTCGTCCGTTTTTTCGGTACCTTCAAAAAATATTTTGTCCAGAAAATTATATTTAAGCCGATTTTCTACAGGCATTTTCTGAAATATAAAGGGCTGCAATCCGATCAGATCAGCACTTTTTAA